In Zingiber officinale cultivar Zhangliang chromosome 1A, Zo_v1.1, whole genome shotgun sequence, a genomic segment contains:
- the LOC122008678 gene encoding uncharacterized protein LOC122008678, translating into MATKALTKEAIAMTKKKMNMSLDDIIKMSKKNSAKGKRPPRPPIKHQGFQNRNPSHGNTMLQGFMDSRSSIRQGVLAKRRSNFHGNQFPVNTEVARKAVDLIVNQKSYLYEGKKKDP; encoded by the exons ATGGCAACAAAGGCGTTAACAAAAGAGGCAATTGCAATGactaagaagaagatgaacatgaGCT TGGATGATATTATTAAAATGTCGAAGAAAAATTCTGCTAAAGGGAAAAGACCTCCGAGGCCTCCT ATTAAACACCAAGGCTTTCAGAATAGGAATCCTTCCCATGGTAACACCATGCTACAGGGATTCATGGATTCCAGATCTTCAATTAGACAA GGTGTGCTTGCAAAGAGAAGGTCAAATTTTCATGGGAATCAATTCCCAGTAAACACAGAGGTGGCTAGGAAGGCTGTTGACTTGATTGTAAATCAA AAGTCATATCTTTATGAGGGGAAGAAGAAAGACCCTTAA